One window from the genome of Leptospira broomii serovar Hurstbridge str. 5399 encodes:
- a CDS encoding tyrosine-type recombinase/integrase — MPGNTAKIIKLDSYRNRSSRGFGKKDVEESVFGRGLSDETMRTLSKRFSNPISELDYRNRAIFLLMSRSGLRAAEIVSLCFSNLLNSPKSETLVKYRKKGGKLAYSVLSEDTLKSIREYHSKFGISSDYFLLSRPKRHQSIRSPLSKRGLQLIVSSWNVKTLEGRNIFCHAIRHTAGRRMLEYAGSIATQKLLGHASANTSSKFYSPRFFDGNKFLTWD; from the coding sequence ATGCCTGGAAATACTGCAAAAATCATTAAACTAGATTCATATCGAAATCGTTCTAGTAGAGGATTTGGAAAAAAAGACGTTGAAGAGTCAGTGTTCGGTAGAGGACTAAGTGACGAAACGATGCGCACTCTTTCTAAAAGATTCTCCAATCCAATTTCGGAATTGGATTATCGAAACAGAGCTATCTTTCTCCTAATGTCCCGATCTGGCTTAAGAGCAGCAGAAATCGTTTCATTATGCTTTTCCAATCTCTTAAACTCTCCCAAAAGTGAAACTTTGGTAAAATACCGGAAAAAAGGGGGCAAATTAGCTTATTCAGTTTTGTCCGAAGATACGCTTAAAAGTATTCGAGAATACCATAGTAAATTCGGGATAAGTTCAGATTACTTTCTTCTTTCTCGACCTAAAAGACACCAATCAATTAGGTCTCCTCTCTCTAAAAGAGGTCTTCAGCTTATAGTTAGTTCATGGAATGTAAAAACTTTAGAAGGCCGTAATATATTTTGTCATGCAATTCGCCATACTGCTGGAAGAAGGATGTTAGAATATGCTGGCTCAATTGCTACTCAAAAACTATTAGGTCACGCCTCCGCAAATACGAGCAGTAAATTCTATTCTCCCAGGTTCTTCGATGGGAATAAATTTCTAACTTGGGATTAA
- a CDS encoding LIC_13246 family protein: protein MQINTWKEIDAIGIDKFKKILESLITYYETALGRQDDPIRVFQKKLLIAPNIRIFCKSLGLNNYEYFVQAHLISNEDKIHKWTWVHIDGIQRERDEFKNRGISDHPAFHITNLTDIYNENSAAIDDLTMLDLDETM, encoded by the coding sequence ATGCAAATAAACACCTGGAAAGAAATCGATGCTATTGGAATCGATAAATTTAAAAAGATCCTAGAATCTCTAATTACCTATTACGAAACAGCATTAGGAAGGCAAGACGATCCCATACGAGTTTTTCAAAAGAAATTGTTAATTGCTCCAAATATTCGAATTTTTTGTAAATCATTAGGCTTAAATAATTATGAGTATTTTGTTCAAGCTCACTTAATATCGAATGAGGATAAAATTCATAAATGGACATGGGTTCATATCGATGGAATCCAACGAGAACGAGATGAATTTAAGAATAGAGGAATCTCAGATCACCCGGCATTTCATATTACGAACTTAACTGATATTTATAATGAAAATTCCGCAGCCATCGATGATTTAACAATGCTCGATTTGGACGAAACTATGTGA
- a CDS encoding SOS response-associated peptidase: MCSRIAQSNKWSKSKSFKFVKTINELKSRYNIALTEGAEIILKPGIDYTVEDAMFWLVNEQSRSLKEAFNYTTFNAKAETIFDLVSFKKQIYTQRCIVPVDAFYEAKGPKGQKQPYAIRMKDNAPFGMAGIYSRWHDPNTKDELISFAIITTVANELIAMYHDKKRMPVILPPESYEAWLDEKLTTKEHISSFFKTFPEEGMKVYPVSNRIFSTKNRIQGEGCLDEISLSENSSELF, encoded by the coding sequence ATGTGCTCTCGAATAGCTCAATCGAACAAGTGGTCAAAATCGAAATCCTTCAAATTCGTTAAAACTATTAATGAGCTAAAAAGCCGTTACAATATTGCTCTTACGGAAGGAGCCGAGATAATTCTCAAGCCTGGAATCGATTACACTGTCGAGGACGCTATGTTCTGGCTCGTAAATGAGCAATCTCGAAGTCTAAAGGAGGCTTTCAATTATACTACTTTCAATGCTAAAGCGGAAACTATCTTCGATTTGGTATCATTTAAAAAGCAAATTTATACGCAGCGTTGTATTGTTCCTGTTGATGCTTTTTATGAAGCCAAAGGACCAAAAGGACAAAAACAACCCTACGCAATTAGGATGAAGGATAATGCGCCCTTTGGTATGGCCGGAATTTATTCCCGTTGGCACGATCCGAATACGAAGGATGAGCTAATCAGCTTCGCAATAATTACAACAGTCGCAAACGAACTTATTGCGATGTATCATGATAAAAAAAGGATGCCAGTGATTCTACCACCTGAGAGCTATGAAGCTTGGCTTGATGAAAAATTAACGACGAAAGAACATATATCTTCCTTCTTTAAGACTTTTCCAGAAGAGGGTATGAAAGTTTATCCTGTTTCTAACAGAATCTTCAGCACAAAAAATCGTATTCAGGGGGAAGGTTGCCTCGACGAAATCTCTCTCTCTGAAAATTCTTCTGAATTATTCTGA
- a CDS encoding LexA family protein, whose amino-acid sequence MSVTQIHREPDIVKIPLLKLRVRAGFPSPADDYLQKRLDPKELLERNPTTTFYMRITGDAWKEFGIHDNDFVVIDRSLLPVHNSLAVVTYQGEFTLRRIGKIGDYLCFLGRDDNARIIPIEPNSEVQVWGIVTYVLHRF is encoded by the coding sequence ATGAGTGTTACTCAAATTCATAGAGAGCCGGATATCGTTAAGATACCATTATTAAAATTGAGGGTGCGAGCAGGTTTCCCATCACCAGCGGATGATTACTTACAAAAAAGATTAGACCCGAAGGAATTGTTGGAAAGAAATCCTACGACTACGTTTTACATGCGTATCACAGGTGATGCTTGGAAGGAGTTTGGAATCCATGACAATGATTTTGTCGTGATCGATCGTTCACTCTTGCCCGTTCATAACAGTCTAGCTGTTGTGACTTATCAAGGAGAATTTACTCTTCGACGGATTGGTAAAATTGGCGATTACTTATGCTTTCTTGGAAGAGATGATAACGCACGAATCATTCCTATTGAACCCAATTCCGAGGTTCAAGTCTGGGGAATTGTTACTTATGTCCTCCATAGATTCTAG
- a CDS encoding Y-family DNA polymerase: MSSIDSREQRFFALVDVNNFYVSCERAFRPDLQNVPLVVMSNNDGCAVSRSAEAKALGIRMGMPIFQARDLPGTANLITLSSNYALYGDMSRRFQEVLETICPDVEAYSIDECFLELTGLTNSGEALEALGKKIKNRVNQWLGLPVSVGIGVTKSLAKLANSRAKLDTSCDGVFFIDPIADQEEVLSSFDISEIWGFGAAYQRLLRSIGATNPWEFIRLRNDWIKKNMTVIGLRIAYELRGHVCNELEFSIPSKKEIVVSRAFGERISNLRNLTEATTTYLSRAVEKLWKENRYTRTLTIFIRTDPFKREEKQYSESIFVKLPVATRDLFELQKYCIAALQEIYREDHLYKKSGIMLSDLVFGDQLQRDLFYEESDTRVTEAIVGINAAYYSGKIRTAITGFGKKNWRMRRGKISPHVTTRWQDLPIINSRL, translated from the coding sequence ATGTCCTCCATAGATTCTAGGGAGCAAAGGTTCTTTGCACTTGTCGACGTAAACAATTTCTACGTTTCCTGCGAAAGAGCATTCCGACCTGATCTACAAAATGTTCCGTTAGTCGTCATGTCCAATAACGATGGTTGTGCTGTTTCCAGAAGTGCAGAAGCTAAAGCTCTTGGCATCAGAATGGGCATGCCTATTTTCCAAGCGAGAGATCTACCAGGAACAGCAAATCTTATAACACTTTCTAGCAATTATGCTTTATATGGAGATATGAGTCGCAGGTTTCAAGAGGTATTAGAAACTATTTGTCCTGATGTCGAAGCCTACTCTATCGATGAATGTTTTCTTGAATTAACAGGTCTCACTAACTCTGGAGAGGCTCTAGAAGCTCTCGGGAAGAAAATCAAAAATAGAGTTAATCAATGGCTCGGTTTACCTGTCTCAGTCGGAATTGGAGTCACTAAATCGTTAGCGAAACTTGCAAACAGCAGAGCAAAATTAGATACTAGCTGTGACGGAGTCTTTTTCATAGATCCCATTGCTGACCAAGAAGAAGTTCTGTCCTCTTTCGATATATCCGAAATCTGGGGTTTTGGAGCTGCCTACCAAAGGCTTCTCAGAAGCATTGGGGCAACCAATCCTTGGGAATTTATTCGACTACGAAACGATTGGATTAAAAAAAACATGACCGTCATTGGGTTAAGGATAGCATATGAGCTTAGAGGACATGTCTGTAACGAATTAGAATTTTCAATTCCTTCCAAAAAGGAAATTGTTGTTTCTCGTGCCTTCGGAGAAAGAATTTCAAATCTTCGTAATCTTACAGAGGCCACTACAACTTACCTTTCTCGGGCTGTTGAGAAGCTCTGGAAAGAAAATCGTTATACTCGAACACTCACCATTTTTATTCGAACTGATCCATTCAAAAGAGAGGAAAAACAATATTCAGAAAGTATCTTTGTTAAACTACCTGTAGCAACTAGAGATCTATTCGAACTACAGAAATATTGTATAGCGGCTCTTCAGGAAATCTACAGAGAGGATCATCTATACAAGAAATCAGGAATAATGCTTTCTGATTTAGTTTTTGGGGACCAACTGCAAAGGGATTTATTTTACGAAGAATCCGATACCCGCGTTACTGAAGCAATTGTCGGAATCAATGCGGCGTATTATTCTGGAAAAATTCGAACAGCAATTACGGGTTTCGGAAAGAAAAACTGGCGAATGAGGAGAGGAAAGATATCACCTCACGTAACGACTAGATGGCAGGACCTGCCAATTATTAATTCAAGACTATAG
- a CDS encoding CYTH domain-containing protein, whose amino-acid sequence MEIERKFLVCNEEYKKLAQPEHIVQGYLNSDKSRTVRVRLKEAKGFITIKSVTVGISREEFEYEIPNDDARQILENICEKPILEKNRYSINYRGSIWEIDEFLGDNQGLVVAEIELDDPKQLFEKPDWIGKEVSDDPRYFNSSLIKNPFKTWK is encoded by the coding sequence ATGGAAATAGAAAGGAAGTTTCTAGTTTGTAACGAAGAATACAAGAAATTAGCTCAGCCGGAGCATATTGTTCAAGGTTATCTTAATTCAGATAAAAGTCGAACCGTTAGAGTTCGATTAAAGGAAGCGAAAGGTTTTATAACTATAAAATCAGTAACCGTAGGAATCTCTCGGGAAGAATTCGAATATGAGATCCCAAATGATGATGCTAGACAGATTCTTGAAAATATTTGTGAAAAACCAATCTTAGAGAAGAACCGTTATTCGATAAATTACCGGGGATCTATTTGGGAAATAGATGAATTTCTCGGAGATAATCAGGGACTCGTAGTTGCGGAAATCGAACTAGATGATCCAAAGCAACTATTCGAAAAACCGGACTGGATCGGAAAAGAAGTGTCAGACGATCCAAGATATTTCAATTCTAGTTTAATAAAGAATCCATTTAAAACTTGGAAATGA
- a CDS encoding reverse transcriptase domain-containing protein produces the protein MAKLYLKDKEFSQENKAKIVKRFREKLKEIEDSEKSLEYLHNFVIFQIQSQSYIDFNLSDQVSPYLIGQALLKLNRKSVRGLDGVDIYLRFKQGIRVCRAISRRIQRGLYSPSPYRIAEFVKDPSEPSNTRKIGIFSTTEKIIQRILVDILEPIYEPLFLPNSFAYRPGRSTYSAIEYLKETLISNEYRFCIKIDIKKYFDTIDHSYLSRMLNNTIRSQDIKQYIREFLKSSKLEKHQYVENSRGTPQGSILGPILSNIFLHHVLDKPVKSEYPNVEFIRYADDIVFFTKTNEEAKNLYNLILKQLYSYNLSISIKIQQYLFDLEIEEVHFLGFTFKKENGKIQISPNELRIIDKCQKYSNIFLRTLEKYGEYSVIDLREYIGQEIPKSILKASLFKQIDRFKNSLQQYRTATVDQSNILAEIKLLLIELKDQLFRFNISRNRIRTVMRYSETRLLKTVQTEETTV, from the coding sequence ATGGCAAAGTTGTACTTAAAAGACAAAGAGTTTTCGCAAGAAAACAAAGCGAAGATAGTTAAAAGATTTCGTGAAAAGCTAAAAGAAATAGAAGATTCCGAGAAATCTCTGGAATATCTCCACAACTTTGTAATCTTTCAGATACAATCCCAAAGTTATATAGATTTTAATCTTTCTGATCAAGTTTCCCCATATTTAATAGGACAAGCCCTATTAAAACTAAATAGAAAATCAGTTAGAGGTTTAGATGGGGTAGACATTTACCTCCGTTTTAAACAGGGAATTAGAGTCTGTAGAGCGATCTCCAGACGAATACAGAGAGGTTTATATAGCCCAAGCCCTTATAGGATAGCAGAGTTCGTAAAAGACCCCTCAGAGCCTTCTAATACTCGTAAAATAGGTATATTCTCGACTACTGAGAAAATCATTCAAAGAATTTTAGTCGATATTTTAGAGCCAATTTACGAGCCACTATTCCTTCCTAATAGTTTCGCATACAGACCAGGACGATCCACCTACAGCGCAATTGAATATTTAAAAGAAACTCTTATCTCAAATGAATACAGATTCTGCATCAAAATCGATATTAAAAAATACTTTGATACAATCGATCATTCTTACCTTTCTAGAATGCTCAACAATACTATTAGATCTCAGGACATTAAACAGTACATTCGAGAATTTCTAAAATCCTCAAAACTTGAAAAACACCAGTATGTAGAGAATTCGCGAGGCACTCCGCAAGGATCGATTCTTGGACCAATCCTTTCAAATATTTTTCTTCACCATGTATTAGATAAACCAGTTAAAAGTGAATACCCAAATGTAGAGTTTATTCGCTACGCCGACGATATAGTATTCTTTACTAAAACTAATGAAGAAGCAAAAAATCTCTACAATTTAATTCTAAAACAGTTATATAGCTATAATCTAAGTATTTCTATAAAAATCCAACAATACCTATTTGATTTAGAAATAGAAGAGGTTCATTTCCTCGGGTTTACATTTAAGAAGGAAAATGGGAAAATCCAAATTTCCCCTAATGAACTTCGGATTATAGATAAATGTCAAAAATACTCTAATATTTTCTTAAGAACATTAGAGAAATACGGTGAATACTCAGTTATAGATTTAAGAGAATATATTGGGCAAGAAATACCGAAATCAATTCTCAAAGCATCACTCTTTAAACAGATAGATAGATTCAAGAATTCTCTACAACAGTATCGAACCGCAACAGTTGATCAGTCTAACATTTTAGCAGAAATAAAACTCCTACTAATAGAACTGAAAGACCAACTGTTTAGGTTTAATATTAGTAGAAATAGAATTAGAACTGTAATGAGATACAGTGAAACTAGGCTACTGAAAACAGTACAAACGGAGGAAACAACAGTATAA
- a CDS encoding transposase — MEIYLAYMNFPSWHWRNTRTNNPLDLIIKEIKRRAKIVGAFSDGESALTLATARLMLVAFTKWGAC; from the coding sequence ATGGAAATTTATTTAGCCTATATGAATTTTCCGTCGTGGCATTGGAGAAATACTCGAACGAATAATCCTCTAGACCTGATTATTAAAGAGATCAAGAGAAGGGCGAAAATAGTTGGAGCTTTTTCGGATGGTGAGTCTGCTCTCACGTTAGCAACTGCTCGACTCATGCTCGTTGCTTTTACTAAATGGGGAGCATGTTGA